The genomic interval GTTTTGTTCAGTTGTGAAGGTGATAGATGGTGCTACTTCAGGCCAACATTTAAATGCTAACACCTGACTATGACCCTGAACTATGAGCTGTAATTTTAAATCACAAGTAGCAACAAATAGTTAAGGGTGTGAAACTGGGACCAGGCCATTCTGACATCTGTTCCACAGGCACAGCCCTTTTATAGAGCAGTAGCCTTGCTAATCTGTGGAACTGCTTCAGGACTATGTCTATGGTTATATCTTCATACCAAGCATTCCTAGATTTTCTGTCCTCGAGCATCACTGTGCGAAGCATGAAGTTTCAAGCACCAATGTAGGATGAGTTTGTACAGTGCAACATGAAGGCTTCTAaagagatagatatctttattagtcacatgtacattgaaacacacagtgaaatacatctttttgcgtagtgttctgggggcagcccataagtgttgccatgcttccagcaccaacatagcatgcccacaacttcctaacccatatgtcgttggaatgcgggaggaaaccagagcaccaggaggaaacccacgcagacgtggggagaacatacaacctccttacagacagtggccggatttgaacccagattgctggcactgtaaagtgttacgctaaccactacactaccgtgcctgcatataTTGAAATATATATCAAAGTAGAAGGAGATGATTCCTATGGAATATCAGGTACCAGTGTGGAGGATGGGTGTACGCCGTGGGTGTCAAAGTCCATAGAAAGGATAGCTGGTTACTTAGGGTGTGTTGTGATAGGTACAAAATATATGTACCTTGGAATGTCAGATCATGTAGCAAAGGATACCTGTGCAGTATCAGAGCAGGTGAAAGTTATTGTCTGACTTTCCTGATAGCTTTTTATGACTGAAGTAATTTTACCAAGTTATTTTTGAAAACAGCCGTGCTGGAATCGATGACTCTAAGAAATGGGGAATGCTGTTTCTTGTCAATCAGCTGTTCAAGATATACTTTAAGGTGAGAAAACATGTTTGTATTTCTAGCTCTGTGACAGCACTCGTTCAGTGGACTGAACATTAACAAAAGTTGAAGAAGGTAAGGTGGGACATAGGATGGGCAAGGCTGACTGGGACTGCCAAGATCCTGCTTCTCAACAGGACCTTGTCTATCACATCCTGCCCAGCAGCTGACAGTCCGGGGAGCAAGCAGCCGGACACTTCAATTTTGCACCCCTTGGGAGGGGAATCATGGTTGAGGTCAGATCTGAAAGCAGGCTGGAGTGGGGCTTAGTTAGTGGAATCTTCCTTCGGGGTGAAGGGAGAATCTCATGCTGCACCTGCCCAAGGAGGATTTCTACTTCAAGGACCTACCCAGCGGAGGCTGCAGTAACTGCCGTCCTTTCCTGCCTGCTTCCTGGGAAATTCATACGCAGGAATGAATTTTATGATAGACCCCCAAATGCGCTACAGGGATCTAAATTACTAAATGTTAATTGTGTCAGCTGTTTCAGAGGGTTGGGGGAATCTATCCCCCTTTTGAACtctttaaccctttctcattcACTTTGAGGAGTTAACACCAAGACTGATGCCCTGTGGGAAGTGAAGTGTCATTGAAGTGTACATGCACAAACTTCACAGTGCTCTCTGCCTTGTTCACTCAGTTAAGTATTCTGCTGGCAAGTTCATAGGTTGATCTGTAATATCCTGTACAACACACACTCCAACTTCTGGACATGGGACTGTTGGGCCAGTTATCTGTTAAATCAGTTGTCACTGTACAAATGGCAGTGGGTGCAACGCATGCATGCCTAGCAAGTTAAAGTCATGTTCCAGTGCTTAGCCTCCAATATTGGACTTCCCATCATTAAGTGCTTTTCCCTAAAAGTAAACTGAATTGCCTGACATACGCTTGAGATTCATATTTGGTGGAATTCAACATTCTAGCCATTTTTATTTTATAGATCAATAAGCTCCATTTGTGTAAGCCCTTAATCCGAGCAATTGATAGCTCCAGCTTAAAGGATGAGTACAGTATGGCACAAAGGGTGACATACAAGTACTATGTTGGGAGGAAAGCCATGTTCGACAGTGATTTTAAGCAAGGTGAGGAACCACTCATTTCTGCTGTCTTAGACACATTGGAATgctcaaaaacaaaactgtgttAATTCAGTTCATACTTAACATTCTGTTCATTGTGTAAAGTACATAAAATGGGAATACATGCAGTTTACAGGGAATTTAACCTGAGACTGTTATATAATACACATAATAGAGAGTGataatgctttttaaatgataaccTTTTCTATCTTCTTCACAGCTGAAGAATATCTGTCATTTGCATTTCGGCATTGCCATAGGAGCACCCAGAAAAATAAGCGGATGATTTTGATTTACTTGTTACCTGTGAAGATGCTTCTTGTAAGTAAGCCTCGTGAAGTACTGATAATAAAGCTGGTACCTAGGCAACAGCAGTTGTGAAAGCATTGTTAGTGAATGTTGTGATAACTAACACGTTGAGTTCAAGTGATGTCCCAGACACAAGCACAGTAGACATATTTAAGGGAGCACTGAGATGCTATTGTTTGGATGAGGCATTGATTCAAGGCTTCATCAATGTTCTCAGTAAATATAAGGGTCCCATGGTAATACTCAGAGAAGAATAAGGAGTTATTCCGGAGTTCcaggcaatatttatccctcattctaCATCACGAACGTTAACTGTGAGATTCTCCCTCGTTTCCAacattacagaatcacagaatgcttACTGCTTAGGATGAGGCTATTCAGCTTGTTGACTCCATACTGGCTCTATGTAAGAGCAATTCAACCTGTCTtgcttcctcatccttccccGTAGTGCtggaaattctttcctttcagatgtttATACAACTCTCTTTTGAAAATTTAGAGGTGAGTCTACCTCCGGTGTAATCTctggcagtatattccagatcctaactactcatcatgcttttttttaaaaaaaagaaaaatgtcttTACATCACCATTTGCTCTTTTGGCAGTCACCTTTGTTCAGTGTCTCATTGTTCTTTACCCTTCTgcaaatggaaacagtttctctctctctctcatctgttTTCACCCTTCGTTATTATAAATCCCTCCACAACATAATTTCTCAGTTACACAGAAAACAATGTCAGAAACTCCATTCTAAACAGAAAACTTAATTTCCTATTGCCAGAAATCACTTTGAATCTCTCCTGCATGCTgtacaaagccttcacatctttcctgaagtgtggtgcccagaaatggacatacaatactccagctatgggtgagccagtgttttataaaggttcatcatgacttcctttgtACTCTATGCTTCAGCAAATTCTGCACAGGTACCTCTGGATTTCTCGCTTCTTGTACCACTGCAGAATAGTGCCTTGTTGTTTAATATTGTCTCTTATCATTCTTTGTTACAAAATgtcacacttcacatttctcagcattaaatttcatctgccacctctctgcacATCCAAGCAGCCAATCTATATCTCCTTAAAGTCTCcttgaagcatttgcaagaatcttcagccagaagtgccgagTGGATGATCGatctcggcctcctccagtggtccccagcatgatggatgccagtcttcagccaattcgattcactccacctgatatcaagaaacagctaaaggcattggatacagcaaaggccattggccctgacaacattccagcaATAGCACTGAAGATTTGTGCTGCATAACTTGTCGCACCCTTactcaagctgttccagtatagctACATCACTGGCATCTGCTTGCCAATGTGGGAAAATTGCCaggggtatgtcctgtccacgaGGACGAGGACTAATCCAACCCGGACAATTATCGCCCCATCAGTCTACTctcgatcatcagcaaagtgatggaagcgaTAATCGATCGTGCTATCAACagcacttgcttagcaacaacctgctcattGAAACTCAGTTTGTGTTCCACCAAAGTCTCTTGGTTCTAGATcttattacagccttggtccaagcatagacaaaagaactgaattcaagaggtgaagtgagagtaactgcccttgacatcatttgatcgagtatggcatcaaggagccctggctaaattggagtcaatgggaatcaggggaaaCCCTCTGCTGGTTagaatcatacctagcacaaaagaagatggttgtggtggttggagataaatcatctcagccacaggacatttctgcaggagttccttggggcagtgtcctaagctcaaccatcttcagctgcttcagtcgtaaggtcagaagtagggatgtttggtgatgattgcacaatgttcagcaccattcgcgATTCCtcggataatgaagcagtccacaaccaaacGCAGCAAGACCAGGACAATATCCAAGCCTGGGCTGATAGATGGCAAATAATTTTCTCGGCACATATGTGCCAGGCAATGAAGATATCTAACAAGAgaaattcacctatcacctcctaacatttcagtggcattaccatcattgagTCCCCCACTATCAATGTCCTGGGAGTTACTGTTGACCAGGAACTGAACTGGAGTATCCATATATACAATGTGGCTCCAAAAACAGGTCAGAGgataggaatcctgtggcaattAACTCACCtcttaactccccaaagcctgtccaccatctacaaggctcgagtcaggagtgtgatggaatactctgcacttgcctgaataaatgcaacttcaacaacacccAAAAGTTCGACACCATACagaacatagcagcccacttgtttggcaccccatccacaaccattcactctcaCCGCCACTGACGCagagtagcagcagtttgtaccatctacaggatacactgcagcaactcaccaatacTTCTTAGACAGCACtgttcaaacccacaacctctaccagcaaggaggacaagggcagcaagaacATGGAACACCAtcatctggaagttgccctccaagccacacaccatcctgacctggaaatataccCCCATTCTTTCACCATCGATGagtcaaattcctggaactctctccctaacagcctTGTGGGTATACCTACACCTTATGGACTGCAGCGGTTCTAGAAGGCAGctaaccatcaccttctcaagggcaactagggataggcaattaaatactggttcagcctgtgaagcccacattccttgaatgaataaaaaaataattctgtaCAGTGTCTGATTGGCCCTATTTTCCCTGTAACAACTTatttcctgttcatgtgcctttagACTATTTTTGATTTTCCCCTTTTAAGTTTGCTGCCAGATTTTCTCTTGTGCTTGGTCTTTAACTCACTTATTTTTGTTATTTCACTTCAGCACTTTCTGTAATCAGACTAGCAACTCTCACACATGTTTAAGTGCTGGCACTTGTCAAGTGTTCTCTGCTGTTTTACTCTCTAACTTTTTGGTCAACCATGgatttctggttttaatttcccTATCCTTTTCCTGCACGGAATGGACCCGAATTGCAGCTGAAACATCATCACTCATTGTTGAATTACCAAGCTTTGATTCCAATTCACCCaggccagatctgttctcatctCATTGAAATTACTCCTCCTCCATCTAACCACTTTCACCTTGGATTGATCTGTATCCTATTGCATATCTATTCTAAATTTTATGATAAGATCACTGTTTTCCAGATGTTCCCACTGATATTTGCTGCATTTGCATGGTTCATTTCCTAAACATGCTGATCAAGAAAATTCTCATGAAAACACTTCAGAAACTCCTCTCCCACATTGTCCCTTATGTTACTGCTATCCCTGTCTATATTTGGATAACGGAAGTTCCCCACTATCATTCCCCTCTGGCTTTTGCACATCTCTGCAAAACTGGAAATCAGAGTCTATTAGGAAGGGACAGAGCATACAAACATAAGAGTATGCCTCTTAGAGTCAGAGCAGAGAAAACTACATACTGATATGGACCATTCTGGTTATTTCCTCCCCTTCCAAAATGTTCTGTAGCTATTTGGTAACATCCTTGAAcctggcactagggaggcaacatactatttgAAGTCATCTCTGCAACCATAGACACAGCTGTCTGCTCCTCTCATAATAGAATCTTTGAAAACTGTTGCACTCTTGGCCTTATTCCTCCCCCTCTGTCTTaaccatggttctatggttttggcTGTAGCTGCAgccaccaccccactcccaccctcccccccccccccccccccccccccccctccagatgTCCTCAGAAGTCTCCTGAACTGCTTGCTTGCACTTTGCTGTTCAGCCTGGCAGTCACCTAGTCCCTCTCCTGAAATGTGCTCGTCACCAGACTCTCAGCCTTATGGATGCACTGCAGTGATGTCAGCTGTGACTGAAGCTCTAAAGTTTGATGCTCCTTCATTTGTCCTACACCTGTGGCTGTTCATGACAAAGGAAGCGTCCTGGAGTTCCAACATAGCATGGGATGTGCATTCCACAGGCTTGAGATGCCTTCCCATGCCTCTTATTTATCAGACTAACTCaacctcaagttcaagtttgttgttgtTATTGCCTTACATGCATAGGGTATAAACGCCATGAAAACTTGCTTTTTGCAGAGCAGCACTACATTACAAgctgaggacaaacataagttaacatgaacttaaattaacataaattacacatagcttgcatgtgtgcaaaataaacaacagaatAAACATAACGATACCAGTGTATGTACTGAATGAATGTACCTAATGAAGATACTGAAAATACTATTACTACCTGGAATGGGCTTCCAagaaagtgttggaagcagatatgatagtggcatttaagaagctgttagacacacgaatatgcaagGATGGAAGGCtctgggtcatgtgcaggcagaagggattagtttaatttggtatcatgttcggcacagccacTGTAGACCAaagggccggttcctgtgctgtactgtattgTGTTCTGTTCGATTACTCGAAAAGAAATTTTTAATTCCCTGGCTTATTTAAACTTATTGGGCCTCTGTTTCCTTCACTCTTTTCAAGCCCATAGGAATATTGTTTCCCTAACTCCTATCAAACTCCATAATGTGAATGACTGTGCTGCAGAAGTATTTTGTTGGATGTGAAGCCATCTAGGGCACACTGAGGCTGTGCGTTTTAtcctttctatttctttttctctttgtttttttttaaccttttcacTTTTCTCATATCAGAGAAGGTTGCAGTTTGAAAAATAGGCCTCTCCTTACAAGAGCTCTGTCCATTGATACTTATACCTCGTATAAGGGTCCCTGCAACAGCATTGCTGCAGCTTCAATCCTGCAATCTTTAGGCCCGTGCCTGTCCTATATTTTCAATGTCTCTATTCCTGGTTCATTTTCTTTCAAAGTGATATGATTGTTTTTGCAGGGTCACATGCCAACTGTGCAGCTGCTGCGTAAATATGACCTCCTGCAGTTTTCTGATGTGACCAAGGCAGTTGGGTATGAATTTTAAGGAGATTCATTTTTTGAGTTGTATATTAATTCGTACGAATTGTGAAAGAAGTTATAAATTAGCCGTCTTTGAACTTAATGCTAACTCGTTTAGTGAATTGCCAGCAACTATGGTATGGTattgtttattgtcacatgtaccaagatacagtgagaaactttgcgtgctattcagacagatcatgccatagtaagtatattgaggtagtaaaaagaaaaatagaatgcagaatatagtgtctcagttacagagaaagtgcagtgcaggcagacaagtaaggtgcaaggaccatgacaaggtagattaacacaggcacaggagtaggccattcagcccctcgagtctgtgCCATTGTTCAATTAGATTATATCCTAActccatttaaatattttgaaactttaattctgcttCGTACCCCAAAAGTAGATCtttttcagttttgaaattttctgtaAAACTCAGGCCTGTACTGCAATGTAGGGTTGGCGGGGTGAGAAGAGTTCTAAATTTCCACTtgcctctatgtgaaaaagtgtTTCCTGACCAAAATCTGAGCACTGGGTGGGTTGTTGCTGTTGTAGAACCCACGCCAGTGTTTGAACTTCCCATCTGCCCCACTCCTTCAGCTGCCCATTGGCTGCATTGTGTTGATTCAGCCCACTGCCCACATTCGTTCACCACACTTTTCCCACTGGTAGATTTTCTTGTGCGGTCTCGCAGTTCCAATCGAGCTGACACCTTGCTGCCGCATCTGCCCTGCATGACAGAGTGGGACTGGGCAGCGACTGGGCCTTGTGGCGGAACTTGAGGTCAAATCCCTGGACAGCCTGATGTTTTTTGTCAACTCACTATGGTCAGAGGCCTTTAGACTGTTGTAGATGCCTTTGTTATTCATAGACATTTAAAAACACCACATAaagtaagaaaatattaaaaaggaaaattataaaTTTACTTGGAAAATACCTTAAAGTGCTAGGATATATTGCCTCTCCTGGTTCTTATCACATTGTATTACTTCATGTCCCTTTGTTAAATTTCACGCTTCCACTTATTCTGTTCAGTTATCATTTACTACATTTCCaggttttatgtcatctgcaaattttgagaTTGGTTACAGTGTACCCCCATGTTATGGAGGTGTTGCATTCTTAGAAAACTGTCCATGTCGTGATTGTGAAATCTTGcccctgacccccacccccattaAGATCCTATGTGGAGATGCATTCCCACAAGGaaatttttctctcaacagtaatgccCCCGTGGGTATGTGGTCtataggcaagggaattctgattgtattgtagacagaacagaaatggttgttgttttaattaactagaaatagGTGTCACATTGTACAAGTATTGATGTACAAATATCAATaaaagagattgccttgtcaacgtccaaagcaaatcccttatTTATTTTTTCACATATTTTCTGTAAGACTGAATTTTTATTCTTCAAAATTGATATCaaaatttttggtagtgatttgtgaattccataagggtgaatttccattatagGAACTGCTGTACGGCAGGGATACACTGTAATACTTATCAAGTGAGACGGTGGTCCTAGCACTGTATATAATGATCCCCTCCCCCAGTGGCCTTTACTATATAAGTATCTGCCTGACCCCAAAACCAGGTGACATTGTTACTGACCACTTTTCTTCAAGTACTATCTCTCTCCTTTTCTAAACCACATCTGAAAATAACTGCCCCTTAACTTACtggttttctttaaataaaatccCAACTTAATATCACTTCTCTGGCCAGGATCCTAATTGGATCCTACTTTGATGCCCTTCTTTCCCAAACACAGTGATCTTCAGTAGAAGAGGAATGAGATGGAGAAATAGGGAAAAGAGCTTGTGGCAGCTGTTGATGTTAGATGCTTTGATCTTCCCAATACTTGGAATAAATATCTGGTCCTGCAATGCTGTTGGATAAGTAGCATGACAAATTGAAGATAGCAGAGGGGTCTGGTGAAGTTCATCAGGGTGTTATCAGGGTACATGTAGAACATAATGagcttttaaattatttcatcaggagtttgcataagaaatgggagcagaggGGTTTGGTGAAATGGAGGTCAAGGATAGATCCTTGAAGGGTTCTAGAAATGGTAATGAGAGCACGGGTAGAGGAACCCATTGCAGGAGACTCCCTGATGACAGCTGGATGCTGAGGAATAGAACCAAACAAGTGCAGTCCCAAGCAACCGTGGAGGAAAGACACTGAAGAAAGATGGTTTGGTTAGTCATGTTGAAGGTTGTGGACAGatagagaagaatgaggggtgggggcagagggggaagaAATGCAGGGTCAGGGATGAGCAAGTGCATGGATTGAGGAAAACTTAACATATCCAGTTTCAGACTTCAGTGACCTTGTTttgaatttgtcttttttttaattagtgaAGGGAACCTTCTGCTCCTAAATGAAGCTTTGACAAAACACGAGGCTTTCTTCATTCGCTGTGGAATCTTTCTAATACTTGAGAAACTGAAGATAATCACATACAGAAACCTTTTCAAGAAAGTGTAAGTGCTGAGCCATTATATCGTGCTGTATTCGCTGCCAGCATGCATTACGAAGTTGCTTAAGACCGCGGTCTTCTCAGGAGTTGTATTTGGGGATTAAACTGCAATTTAACTTGGTTGTTTCAGGTATTTATTACTCCGAACACATCAACTGCCACTTGATGCTTTCCTGGTTGCTCTGAGATTCATGCAAGTGGACGATGTTGATATCGATGAAGTCCAGTGTATTTTAGCAAACCTCATCTACATGGTATGTATTGGGTCACCCTTAAGGCGGTGGGTTGAACCCCAGTTCTGAAATGGTGAGAGAACTATTGATAACAAGATGTCAGGGTTATTCCTAGATTTTTAGCAAAGCAAAGCAAATGAGCAGAGGTTGTGCAACAAATTGGataattctttcaaagagctggcagaggcatgatgggctgaatagccttctacGTTGTATTACACTTGATTGTAGATGTCCAGAGGCTATCTCCTCTAAATG from Pristis pectinata isolate sPriPec2 chromosome 4, sPriPec2.1.pri, whole genome shotgun sequence carries:
- the pcid2 gene encoding LOW QUALITY PROTEIN: PCI domain-containing protein 2 (The sequence of the model RefSeq protein was modified relative to this genomic sequence to represent the inferred CDS: inserted 2 bases in 1 codon); the encoded protein is MAHITVNQYLQQVLEFVDSRDGESCAEFLSFKHPHIANRRLQLANPEERCQQILEPPYDEMVAAHLRCAFAVANHDFVEAYKYQTFVVQSFLKAFQGHKEENWALPIMYAVALDLRIFANNADQQLGKKGKGKMGDXLEKAAELLMSCFRVCASDNRAGIDDSKKWGMLFLVNQLFKIYFKINKLHLCKPLIRAIDSSSLKDEYSMAQRVTYKYYVGRKAMFDSDFKQAEEYLSFAFRHCHRSTQKNKRMILIYLLPVKMLLGHMPTVQLLRKYDLLQFSDVTKAVGEGNLLLLNEALTKHEAFFIRCGIFLILEKLKIITYRNLFKKVYLLLRTHQLPLDAFLVALRFMQVDDVDIDEVQCILANLIYMGHIKGYISHQHQKLVVSKQNPFPSLSSVC